The Granulicella sp. L56 DNA window CTTTGAAGAACTCTTCCAAGCATTTTTGTTGGAGACCTACCACCGTCGCATCAGCGTCAAAGGTCGGCTCGCGCCTTCAGAGCGTTGGGAGGAAGGTGGATTTCTGCCGCGCATGCCTGAGTCGCTTGAGCAGCTCGACCTCCTCCTGATGCAGGAAGTCCGCGCCCGTAAAGTGCGCCGCGATGGCATTCATTTTCATGGTCTCCGATATCTGTCACTCACGCTGGCCGCGTACGTGGGAGAAGATGTCACCATTCGCTTCGACCCCCGCGATATGGGCGAGATCAGAGTTTTCTACAAGGATCGCTTCCTCTGCCCGGCGGTCTCAGCGGAACTGGCGGGAGAGACGATTCCATTGCGAGACATCGTTCGCGTGCGCAATCAACGTCGACGCGAACTTAGCTTGATCCTCCACGATCGGCAACAGATAGTCGATTCACTCCTTCAACTGAAGAAGGGTTTTACTCCCAAGGAGATCCATGAAAACGCCGCTACCCCATCGGTATCCGCAGCCCGCATCAAAAGGTACCGCAACGAGTAGCCAGGCGTTTATAGAAACCATTGAGTACAGGCGATTTGTTGAATTTTGCGATGCCTGCCGCCAATTCCGCTACATTGGGCTGTGCTATGGACCGCCTGGTATTGGGAAGACACTCTCGGCCGTCAAGTACAGCAGAGCGGAAAAAATCGTCGCGCACGATCGGTGGACGAGCGAAACCACGGACGACCTTCCGGTCGACACGTTGCTTTACACAACCTCGGTGATCAACACACCATCCAGAATCTCGCAGGATATCAATATGGCACGGGAGAAGGTGATGAGTATCGTACTCGATCCTCTCCGACGTGAGGGCAGCGCTGCCTTAGAGCTGATCAGAATTCGAGACGAAAAGCGACGAAAGGAACTGCTGGAAACTCCGGATTTCTCTCCACGGGACTGGCCATCGGTGGATCCAACCTACTTCGAAACCTATAAGGAATATCGAGCGAAAGAGCGAGCAGTAGCTGATCCGACCACCCTGATCTTGGTGGATGAGGCCGATCGCCTCCAGATGAACAGTCTCGAACAGATGAGATCTATCTTTGACGAAGGCACGGCCGGCATGGTGCTCATAGGCATGCCGGGTATAGAGAAGCGGGTCGCTCGTTTTCCGCAGTTCTACTCGCGCATCGGGTTCGTCCATGAGTTCCGTCCTCTCGACGCATCTCAAGTCCAGGAATTGCTCGA harbors:
- a CDS encoding AAA family ATPase, which translates into the protein MKTPLPHRYPQPASKGTATSSQAFIETIEYRRFVEFCDACRQFRYIGLCYGPPGIGKTLSAVKYSRAEKIVAHDRWTSETTDDLPVDTLLYTTSVINTPSRISQDINMAREKVMSIVLDPLRREGSAALELIRIRDEKRRKELLETPDFSPRDWPSVDPTYFETYKEYRAKERAVADPTTLILVDEADRLQMNSLEQMRSIFDEGTAGMVLIGMPGIEKRVARFPQFYSRIGFVHEFRPLDASQVQELLEKRWTPAGVVLPNEQLVPEVIASLIRMSGGNFRLLTRLLTQIERVLSVNDLHVISTAVVEAARDSLVIGPG